From a region of the Micropterus dolomieu isolate WLL.071019.BEF.003 ecotype Adirondacks linkage group LG21, ASM2129224v1, whole genome shotgun sequence genome:
- the trmt2a gene encoding tRNA (uracil-5-)-methyltransferase homolog A gives MADVSGSPVADTPPSKEEKKPDDLPEDSNTDDGKSDVKAEGANEAASDPSVYRYIKEDLFTSEIYKVEIRNLPKFIGFNDLKKFLAKQGLNPHKIKLFGKQMFAFVTFKNEEERDKAMKTVHGTQWKGQVLSVRLAKPKADPILRKRKQGEGEGAGGQPPSKRTERDEAEEPLSVQIANVVTPLWNVPYEEQLRRKEQEVVGVLQRLAKEIGSTNKAMLPWLFAQKGKYNKMCCPLEDIRPSPTQTEYRNKCEFLISAGADGEDKTIGFRLGKYKGGSCAVVGPADTCHVSAEAKRVVSEFQKFIRTTPYCVYSPETYEGHWKQLTVRTTRTKQAMAVVFFNPQKLEEEEVNALKSSMKEYFTEGEGKDSGVTSLYFVREGQRTSPNVEDLPCELVAGEGCIHEELLGLKFRISPHSFFQVNTGAAEVLYSAVGEWAKLDQDSTVLDVCCGTGTIGISLAKRVKKVIGIELCQEAVEDAKVNAKLNGLSNVEFHCGKAEDVFPNILNALVSPNITAVVDPPRAGLHSKVILAIRRAEHLKRLVYVACNAKAAMNNFIDLCRAPSNRVHGAPFRPVRAMAVDLFPQTMHVEMLLLLERVDYNSQQQAGTTQEETGS, from the exons ATGGCAGATGTTAGTGGAAGCCCAGTGGCTGATACTCCCCCCtcaaaggaggagaagaagccTGATGACCTCCCCGAGGACTCCAACACTGATGATGGAAAGTCTGATGTCAAAGCCGAGGGCGCGAACGAGGCAGCATCCGACCCCAGCGTGTACCGCTACATCAAAGAGGACCTATTCACGTCTGAGATCTACAAGGTGGAGATCAGGAATCTACCCAAGTTCATCGGCTTTAACGACCTGAAGAAGTTCCTGGCCAAACAGGGCCTCAACCCGCACAAAATCAAGCTGTTCGGCAAGCAGATGTTCGCTTTCGTCACCTTTAAGAACGAGGAGGAGCGCGACAAGGCCATGAAGACGGTTCATGGCACACAGTGGAAGGGCCAGGTGCTGAGCGTCAGGCTGGCCAAACCCAAAGCAGACCCCATCCTGAGGAAGAGGAAgcagggggagggagagggcgCGGGAGGGCAGCCCCCATCCAAGCGAACGGAGCGGGACGAGGCAGAGGAGCCGCTCAGCGTCCAGATAGCCAACGTGGTGACGCCTCTGTGGAACGTGCCTTATGAGGAGCAGCTGAGGAGGAAGGAGCAGGAGGTGGTGGGGGTCCTGCAGAGGCTGGCCAA agagATTGGCAGCACCAACAAAGCCATGTTGCCGTGGCTGTTTGCACAGAAAGggaaatacaacaaaatgtgTTGTCCTCTGGAAGATATCCGACCATCTCctacacag ACAGAGTACAGAAACAAGTGTGAGTTCCTCATCTCAGCGGGTGCAGACGGTGAGGACAAGACCATCGGTTTCCGCCTGGGGAAATATAAAGGCGGCTCCTGTGCTGTGGTGGGGCCGGCTGACACCTGCCACGTCTCTGCCGAGGCCAAGAGAGTGGTCAGCGAGTTTCAGAAGTTCATCAG GACAACACCATACTGTGTGTACAGTCCCGAGACATATGAAGGCCACTGGAAGCAGCTGACTGTACGGACTACGAGGACCAAACAAGCCATGGCTGTAGTGTTCTTCAACCCACAG AAActtgaagaggaggaggtcaaTGCATTAAAGAGCTCCATGAAGGAGTACTTTacagaaggagaggggaaagacAGCGGAGTAACCTCTCTTTACTTTGTTAGGGAGGGTCAAAG GACTTCTCCTAACGTGGAGGACTTGCCCTGTGAGCTGGTGGCTGGAGAGGGCTGCATTCATGAGGAACTCCTGGGTCTCAAGTTCAGAATATCTCCTCACTCCTTCTTCCAG GTGAATACAGGCGCTGCAGAGGTGCTGTACTCTGCTGTGGGGGAATGGGCCAAGCTGGATCAGGACAGCACAGTACTGGATGTGTGCTGTGGGACGGGAACCATCGGCATCTCTCTGGCTAAG AGGGTAAAGAAGGTGATTGGGATCGAGCTGTGCCAGGAAGCAGTGGAGGATGCCAAAGTTAACGCAAAGCTCAATG GTCTAAGTAATGTTGAGTTTCACTGTGGAAAAGCTGAGGATGTGTTCCCCAACATTCTCAACGCGCTCGTGTCACCCAACATCACGGCCGTTGTGGATCCGCCGAGGGCAGGCCTTC ATTCCAAGGTGATACTTGCCATCAGGAGGGCAGAGCACCTGAAGAGGCTGGTTTATGTGGCGTGCAACGCTAAGGCAGCCATGAATAACTTCATCGA TCTGTGCAGAGCGCCGTCCAACAGAGTTCATGGGGCCCCATTCCGTCCGGTGCGGGCCATGGCTGTGGATCTGTTCCCTCAGACCATGCACGTGGAGATGCTTCTGCTGCTGGAGAGAGTGGACTACAATTCCCAGCAGCAGGCCGGCACCACTCAGGAAGAGACAGGGTCTTAG
- the dgcr8 gene encoding microprocessor complex subunit DGCR8 isoform X1 encodes MEIDDVLPPLPLESPDDFGQDEGRAPPPPPLQTSSDAEVMDVSSGGDGYTYTPGDGEPQPQQPISMGSVTFCSHLSDEANPNPPCPRTARHAPPVTNFLPDLKLLKDVKIRVSFTESSSSKDRKVLYTGEGQEGGSDDGLDSMNGELHDSSEQEVAEGSSGAGNVAGRRSEEAEVDVENKVEFAVLDELDDFYENFLDHDDGGHGGFKSQVIVQQEQADDEAVTYAYEEEFDNDVDALLEEGMPVPKKMRLADDKCGGDSDHHSDDEGGVQPMMTKIKTVLKSRGRPPTEPLPDGWIMTFHNSGIPVYLHRETRVVTWSRPYFLGTGSIRKHDPPTSSIPCLHYKKMKEHEERELNGEVTVNAGESPVKPSQVANGEERAGKSDATAEEQGDAPPPSLTGICPGGEGTVDKNLQGKESQPCDTAQGALGQVKAKVEVCKDESIELEEFRLYLEKCFDFEQVTVKKFRTWAERRQFNRDTKRKQAESERPILPANQKLITLSVQDAPTKKEFVINPNGKSEVCILHEYMQRVLKVRPVYNFFECENPSEPFGASVIIDGVTYGTGTASSKKLAKNKAARATLEILIPDFVKQTSEEKPVEGDELEYFNHISIEDSRVYELTNKAGLLSPYQILHECLKRNHGMGDTSIKFEVIPGKNQKSEYVMTCGKHTVRGWCKNKRVGKQLASQKILQMLHPHVKNWGSLLRMYGRESNKMVKKENSDKSVIELQQYAKKNKPNLHILNKLQEEMRKLAMQREETRKKPKMTIMESAQPGSEPLCTVDV; translated from the exons ATGGAGATAGATGATGTTCTACCCCCTCTCCCCTTGGAGTCACCTGATGATTTTGGCCAAGATGAAGGCAGagcacctccaccacctcccctGCAAACGTCCAGTGACGCAGAGGTAATGGACGTTAGCTCTGGTGGTGATGGATACACCTACACCCCAGGGGACGGGGAACCCCAGCCACAACAGCCCATCAGCATGGGCTCAGTAACTTTCTGTAGCCACCTCTCAGATGAGGCCAATCCCAACCCACCGTGCCCCAGAACAGCCCGCCACGCTCCCCCGGTCACCAACTTTCTACCAGACCTCAAGCTGCTCAAAGATGTTAAGATCCGTGTGAGCTTCACTGAAAGCAGCAGTAGCAAAGACAGGAAGGTTTTGTACACAGGTGAAGGGCAGGAGGGAGGAAGTGATGATGGTTTAGACAGCATGAATGGTGAGTTGCATGACTCGAGTGAGCAGGAGGTAGCTGAGGGTAGCTCTGGAGCAGGAAACGTAGCAGGCAGAAGATCAGAGGAGGCTGAGGTAGACGTGGAAAACAAGGTAGAGTTCGCTGTCCTGGATGAGTTGGATGACTTCTACGAGAACTTCCTGGATCATGACGATGGGGGTCATGGCGGCTTTAAGTCTCAGGTCATAGTTCAGCAGGAGCAAGCAGATGACGAGGCTGTGACTTACGCCTACGAG GAGGAGTTTGACAATGATGTTGATGCTCTGCTGGAGGAGGGCATGCCAGTACCAAAAAAGATGCGTCTGGCAGACGACAAATGTGGCGGAGACAGTGATCATCACTCAGATGATGAAGGAGGTGTTCAGCCCATGATGACCAAAATTAAGACTGTCCTGAAGA GTCGGGGGCGTCCGCCCACTGAGCCTCTACCTGATGGGTGGATCATGACATTCCATAACTCGGGCATTCCAGTCTACCTGCACAGAGAGACCAGGGTGGTCACTTGGTCCAGACCCTACTTCCTTGGAACCGGCAGTATTAGG AAACACGACCCTCCTACCAGCAGCATCCCTTGCCTACACTACAAGAAAATGAAGGAACATGAGGAAAGGGAACTGAATGGGGAGGTGACAGTTAATGCAGGGGAGTCTCCAGTCAAGCCCAGTCAAGTGGCCAATGGCGAAGAGAGAGCAGGCAAGTCGGATGCTACAGCTGAGGAGCAGGGCGACGCCCCTCCCCCCAGTCTGACTGGCATTTGCCCAGGTGGGGAGGGTACCGTTGATAAGAACTTGCAAGGTAAAGAGTCCCAGCCCTGTGACACTGCCCAAGGAGCCTTAGGACAAGTCAAGGCCAAGGTTGAAGTGTGCAAGGACGAGTCCATAG AACTTGAAGAGTTTCGCCTGTACCTGGAAAAATGCTTTGACTTTGAACAAGTCACTGTCAAGAAGTTTCGTACCTGGGCTGAGCGAAGGCAGTtcaacagagacacaaagaggaagCAGGCAGAGTCCGAGAGACCTATCCTGCCTGCCAACCAGAAACTCATCACACTGTCTGTCCAAGATGCCCCCACTAAGAAAG aatTTGTGATCAACCCCAACGGAAAGTCTGAAGTTTGCATCTTGCATGAATATATGCAACGTGTCCTAAAGGTTCGACCTGTTTACAACTTTTTTGAATGTG AGAACCCAAGTGAACCCTTCGGAGCGTCTGTCATTATAGATGGAGTAACTTACGGCACAGGAACCGCAAGCAGTAAAAAACTTGCCAAGAATAAAGCTG CTCGAGCCACACTGGAAATCCTCATCCCTGACTTTGTGAAGCAGACCTCAGAGGAGAAGCCTGTTGAGGGCGACGAACTGGAG TATTTTAATCATATCAGTATAGAAGACTCGAGGGTGTACGAGCTGACCAACAAAGCGGGACTACTTTCGCCATATCAGATTCTTCATGAGTGCCTTAAAAG AAACCATGGAATGGGAGACACCAGCATTAAATTTGAGGTGATCCCAGGGAAAAACCAGAAGAGTGAATACGTGATGACGTGTGGGAAGCACACTGTGCGTGGCTGGT GCAAGAACAAGAGGGTTGGCAAACAACTAGCATCGCAGAAGATCCTGCAGATGCTTCATCCTCATGTCAAGAACTGGGGTTCACTGCTGCGCATGTATGGCAGAGAGAGCAATAAGATGGTCAAGAAG GAGAACTCTGACAAAAGTGTCATCGAGCTCCAGCAGTATGCCAAAAAGAACAAGCCAAACCTTCATATCTTGAACAAACTGCAAGAAGAAATGAGGAAATTAGCCATGCAGCGG GAGGAAACTAGGAAGAAACCCAAGATGACTATAATGGAGTCTGCCCAGCCAGGGAGTGAACCCCTCTGCACTGTTGACGTTTAA
- the dgcr8 gene encoding microprocessor complex subunit DGCR8 isoform X2, with amino-acid sequence MDVSSGGDGYTYTPGDGEPQPQQPISMGSVTFCSHLSDEANPNPPCPRTARHAPPVTNFLPDLKLLKDVKIRVSFTESSSSKDRKVLYTGEGQEGGSDDGLDSMNGELHDSSEQEVAEGSSGAGNVAGRRSEEAEVDVENKVEFAVLDELDDFYENFLDHDDGGHGGFKSQVIVQQEQADDEAVTYAYEEEFDNDVDALLEEGMPVPKKMRLADDKCGGDSDHHSDDEGGVQPMMTKIKTVLKSRGRPPTEPLPDGWIMTFHNSGIPVYLHRETRVVTWSRPYFLGTGSIRKHDPPTSSIPCLHYKKMKEHEERELNGEVTVNAGESPVKPSQVANGEERAGKSDATAEEQGDAPPPSLTGICPGGEGTVDKNLQGKESQPCDTAQGALGQVKAKVEVCKDESIELEEFRLYLEKCFDFEQVTVKKFRTWAERRQFNRDTKRKQAESERPILPANQKLITLSVQDAPTKKEFVINPNGKSEVCILHEYMQRVLKVRPVYNFFECENPSEPFGASVIIDGVTYGTGTASSKKLAKNKAARATLEILIPDFVKQTSEEKPVEGDELEYFNHISIEDSRVYELTNKAGLLSPYQILHECLKRNHGMGDTSIKFEVIPGKNQKSEYVMTCGKHTVRGWCKNKRVGKQLASQKILQMLHPHVKNWGSLLRMYGRESNKMVKKENSDKSVIELQQYAKKNKPNLHILNKLQEEMRKLAMQREETRKKPKMTIMESAQPGSEPLCTVDV; translated from the exons ATGGACGTTAGCTCTGGTGGTGATGGATACACCTACACCCCAGGGGACGGGGAACCCCAGCCACAACAGCCCATCAGCATGGGCTCAGTAACTTTCTGTAGCCACCTCTCAGATGAGGCCAATCCCAACCCACCGTGCCCCAGAACAGCCCGCCACGCTCCCCCGGTCACCAACTTTCTACCAGACCTCAAGCTGCTCAAAGATGTTAAGATCCGTGTGAGCTTCACTGAAAGCAGCAGTAGCAAAGACAGGAAGGTTTTGTACACAGGTGAAGGGCAGGAGGGAGGAAGTGATGATGGTTTAGACAGCATGAATGGTGAGTTGCATGACTCGAGTGAGCAGGAGGTAGCTGAGGGTAGCTCTGGAGCAGGAAACGTAGCAGGCAGAAGATCAGAGGAGGCTGAGGTAGACGTGGAAAACAAGGTAGAGTTCGCTGTCCTGGATGAGTTGGATGACTTCTACGAGAACTTCCTGGATCATGACGATGGGGGTCATGGCGGCTTTAAGTCTCAGGTCATAGTTCAGCAGGAGCAAGCAGATGACGAGGCTGTGACTTACGCCTACGAG GAGGAGTTTGACAATGATGTTGATGCTCTGCTGGAGGAGGGCATGCCAGTACCAAAAAAGATGCGTCTGGCAGACGACAAATGTGGCGGAGACAGTGATCATCACTCAGATGATGAAGGAGGTGTTCAGCCCATGATGACCAAAATTAAGACTGTCCTGAAGA GTCGGGGGCGTCCGCCCACTGAGCCTCTACCTGATGGGTGGATCATGACATTCCATAACTCGGGCATTCCAGTCTACCTGCACAGAGAGACCAGGGTGGTCACTTGGTCCAGACCCTACTTCCTTGGAACCGGCAGTATTAGG AAACACGACCCTCCTACCAGCAGCATCCCTTGCCTACACTACAAGAAAATGAAGGAACATGAGGAAAGGGAACTGAATGGGGAGGTGACAGTTAATGCAGGGGAGTCTCCAGTCAAGCCCAGTCAAGTGGCCAATGGCGAAGAGAGAGCAGGCAAGTCGGATGCTACAGCTGAGGAGCAGGGCGACGCCCCTCCCCCCAGTCTGACTGGCATTTGCCCAGGTGGGGAGGGTACCGTTGATAAGAACTTGCAAGGTAAAGAGTCCCAGCCCTGTGACACTGCCCAAGGAGCCTTAGGACAAGTCAAGGCCAAGGTTGAAGTGTGCAAGGACGAGTCCATAG AACTTGAAGAGTTTCGCCTGTACCTGGAAAAATGCTTTGACTTTGAACAAGTCACTGTCAAGAAGTTTCGTACCTGGGCTGAGCGAAGGCAGTtcaacagagacacaaagaggaagCAGGCAGAGTCCGAGAGACCTATCCTGCCTGCCAACCAGAAACTCATCACACTGTCTGTCCAAGATGCCCCCACTAAGAAAG aatTTGTGATCAACCCCAACGGAAAGTCTGAAGTTTGCATCTTGCATGAATATATGCAACGTGTCCTAAAGGTTCGACCTGTTTACAACTTTTTTGAATGTG AGAACCCAAGTGAACCCTTCGGAGCGTCTGTCATTATAGATGGAGTAACTTACGGCACAGGAACCGCAAGCAGTAAAAAACTTGCCAAGAATAAAGCTG CTCGAGCCACACTGGAAATCCTCATCCCTGACTTTGTGAAGCAGACCTCAGAGGAGAAGCCTGTTGAGGGCGACGAACTGGAG TATTTTAATCATATCAGTATAGAAGACTCGAGGGTGTACGAGCTGACCAACAAAGCGGGACTACTTTCGCCATATCAGATTCTTCATGAGTGCCTTAAAAG AAACCATGGAATGGGAGACACCAGCATTAAATTTGAGGTGATCCCAGGGAAAAACCAGAAGAGTGAATACGTGATGACGTGTGGGAAGCACACTGTGCGTGGCTGGT GCAAGAACAAGAGGGTTGGCAAACAACTAGCATCGCAGAAGATCCTGCAGATGCTTCATCCTCATGTCAAGAACTGGGGTTCACTGCTGCGCATGTATGGCAGAGAGAGCAATAAGATGGTCAAGAAG GAGAACTCTGACAAAAGTGTCATCGAGCTCCAGCAGTATGCCAAAAAGAACAAGCCAAACCTTCATATCTTGAACAAACTGCAAGAAGAAATGAGGAAATTAGCCATGCAGCGG GAGGAAACTAGGAAGAAACCCAAGATGACTATAATGGAGTCTGCCCAGCCAGGGAGTGAACCCCTCTGCACTGTTGACGTTTAA